One genomic segment of Brevibacillus laterosporus LMG 15441 includes these proteins:
- a CDS encoding sensor histidine kinase yields MLDLAKYESGTYKMKMELFPLDVVIKQICEKLQPEIESKQLHLHTELVPIKVVANQLRIEQVLVNFLTNAIRYTPDGETIMISIGAEQDMAIVCIENKGAHIQEEHLEKIWDRFYRGESSRHRSTGGTGLGLAISKKILELHDVPYGVFNTEDGVMFYFHLHK; encoded by the coding sequence ATGCTGGATCTTGCTAAATACGAGTCCGGAACGTACAAGATGAAAATGGAGTTGTTTCCATTAGATGTGGTGATTAAGCAGATTTGTGAGAAATTACAGCCAGAAATCGAGAGCAAACAGTTGCATTTGCATACCGAGCTTGTTCCGATCAAGGTAGTGGCCAACCAGTTGCGCATCGAGCAAGTTCTTGTCAATTTCCTGACCAACGCTATTCGTTACACGCCTGATGGGGAAACCATCATGATTTCGATCGGCGCAGAACAGGATATGGCAATCGTTTGTATCGAAAACAAAGGAGCTCATATACAAGAAGAGCACCTTGAGAAAATATGGGATCGATTTTATCGAGGGGAGTCTTCCCGCCATCGCTCCACAGGTGGAACCGGGCTCGGTCTTGCCATCTCTAAAAAGATTTTGGAGCTCCATGACGTACCTTATGGCGTTTTCAATACGGAAGATGGCGTTATGTTTTACTTCCATCTCCACAAGTAA
- a CDS encoding N-acetylmuramoyl-L-alanine amidase family protein, which produces MIVKKKFIYMILPVFVIFIVGLLYSNPNNSDASNSYVNKSYANPQVYKIVIDPGHGGKDHGAKSVSGQAEKDFTLQLARKVKELLEQDSRMKVYLTRSDDSFLSSIDRKRPEFANQMGADLFLSIHGNTYTDSTVSGTETYYYRPESLPFAESIHKHVIEATGFRDRGVKKEDFFVVKDTEMPAVLLEVGYVTNPMEEQKLLKEDFQYRIATSIIEGIQDYLSNTREED; this is translated from the coding sequence GTGATCGTCAAAAAGAAATTTATTTATATGATATTGCCCGTATTTGTCATCTTTATTGTTGGGTTATTATACAGCAATCCTAACAACAGTGATGCAAGCAACAGTTATGTAAACAAGAGCTATGCCAATCCTCAAGTCTATAAGATTGTCATCGACCCGGGGCACGGTGGAAAAGATCATGGCGCAAAGAGCGTAAGTGGTCAAGCTGAAAAGGATTTTACTCTGCAACTGGCACGAAAGGTAAAGGAGTTATTGGAGCAAGATTCGCGCATGAAGGTGTACTTGACCAGAAGCGATGACAGTTTTTTATCCTCGATTGATCGAAAGAGACCGGAATTTGCCAATCAGATGGGCGCAGATTTGTTTCTTTCCATCCATGGGAATACGTATACAGATTCCACTGTTTCGGGTACAGAAACGTACTATTATCGTCCCGAATCTCTTCCGTTTGCTGAGAGCATACACAAGCACGTGATAGAAGCGACCGGATTTCGGGATAGAGGGGTGAAAAAGGAGGATTTTTTCGTTGTCAAAGACACGGAAATGCCGGCAGTACTGCTTGAAGTAGGGTATGTAACGAATCCGATGGAGGAGCAAAAACTGTTGAAAGAAGATTTTCAATATCGCATTGCCACTTCGATTATCGAGGGAATTCAAGATTATCTATCAAACACAAGAGAGGAAGACTGA
- a CDS encoding GDSL-type esterase/lipase family protein: MRNKTFAIMLTGVIALSLAACGNQANEQAMGSVTQESKSAPTIAEHSYKTTFQTSVFLGDSIMEGLSFHDVLDEANVSAGAGKTAEFALEDVNDLAKRNPKHVFIQLGSDDILWPTDDPLKYSYKHYAKLIDSIKERLPKAKITILSVTPVTVEAEQKEPRYQKIAEYNKGLQELAAEEKVAFVDLSPIFTNSLDLYDKDGIHFNEKYYKLLLDLLKGYVN; the protein is encoded by the coding sequence ATGAGAAATAAAACTTTTGCAATTATGCTGACGGGGGTCATCGCATTATCCTTGGCAGCGTGTGGAAATCAGGCAAATGAGCAAGCAATGGGTTCAGTGACTCAAGAAAGCAAATCTGCTCCCACTATAGCAGAGCATTCGTATAAAACCACGTTTCAAACAAGTGTATTTTTAGGGGATTCGATCATGGAAGGACTGTCCTTCCATGATGTTTTGGACGAAGCCAATGTGAGTGCAGGTGCAGGGAAAACAGCCGAATTTGCCTTGGAAGATGTCAACGATCTGGCGAAAAGAAACCCGAAACATGTCTTTATTCAATTGGGATCGGATGACATCCTGTGGCCGACAGATGATCCCCTGAAATACTCGTATAAGCATTACGCAAAATTAATCGACAGCATCAAAGAAAGACTTCCTAAAGCAAAAATAACGATCTTATCGGTAACCCCGGTTACTGTGGAAGCGGAGCAGAAAGAACCCCGTTATCAAAAAATTGCAGAGTACAACAAAGGATTACAAGAGCTTGCTGCCGAGGAAAAAGTAGCGTTTGTCGATTTGTCTCCGATCTTTACCAACAGCCTCGATCTGTATGATAAGGACGGCATCCATTTCAACGAGAAATACTACAAACTTTTGCTGGACTTATTAAAAGGCTACGTGAACTGA